The Amycolatopsis sp. QT-25 genomic sequence GTCAGCGGCAGCACTCGCGACGGCGCGCCCGGGACCGGGGCGAAGTACAAGGTGATCCCGGAATCCCACGTCTCCAGCCGGTAGGTGCCCATCTCGTCCACGAGCAGTGCTCGCGAAGGTCCGGCCGGTGATTCCGTCGGCCGCCCCGGCTCTGGCAACGGGAACGCCGGGGCCGTGCCGTCGTCGGAAAAGAACCGGGCGTGGTCGGCGGTGAGCTCCAGCCGCAGATCGGCGGTCGACGCCCAGGAGCGGCCGAAGCCGGTGCCCGCCCGATAGCTCGACATGTGCGTGCGGCGGATCCGGATCGGCAGCGGTCCGGCCAGTGACAGATCGTCCTGCACCATCACGACCTCGCCGGTGGCGATGTCGATCGGGTCGCCGCAGAGGTTCATCTCGTCGGGCGCGGTCTGCTTGGGCGGCGGGTCGGTGCGGGCCGGGGGCGGGCTCCCGTTGCTTCCGCCACCACGGCTGCCGCCTGCCCCCGAGGGGGTGACGTTGTCCCCCGTCGGACCGGTGTTGCCGTTCTTGTCCCCGCCGCCCGGACCACCCCTGTCCCCGCCGGAGCCGCCCTTGTCGCCGGACGGGCCGGTGTGGTCACCGGAAGGACTGGTGCCGTCGTCCTCGGCTCTTGGTTTGGGCTTCGGCCCGGGTGCTTCGACGTTGAGGTCCTTGGGCTTGCCGGACGGCTTGACCGTCCCGCCCTTGAGGTTCTTCAACGCCTTCCCGGCGTCGGCGAACAGGTCGTCCGCCTTCTTCAACAGCGGGACCAGGCCCTTGAGCGCCTTCACCAGCTTCGTGGTGAGGCCGGCGATCTTCGACGCGGTCTTCGCCACCGCCGCCACCACCTGCGGCACCACCCACGCCAAGCCGATGCCGAGCGTGAACACCACCTGCAGCGCCCACGAGATCAGGTGTCCGATGAGTTCGGCGATGATGTCCCGGACCAGCGTCCGGACCGCGGCGACGACTTCCCCCGCCGTCTTCACCCCGCTGCCCGCGCCTTCGCTCCCCTTCTGCGCGCTTTCGATCAGCGTGGAGGTGTTCTGGGCCTGTTTGCGGTACGCGTCGGCCGCTTCTCCCGTCCAGCTACCGAGGTCCTTGTCGACCAGATCCACCAGCTCGACCGAAACGGTCCCGAGTTCCTTGGCGATGTTCGTCCAGGTCTCCGCCTGTGCCGCGATCTCGTCCGCGTTGCCGGCGAGCGCGTTGAGGGCCTCCTTCAACGGGCCCACGTGCTCGATCAACCAGCCCACGCCGGCGGCGAAAACCGCGCCGAACGGATCCATCACGGCCGTCAGCGCGTCCAGCGCGGTGCCCACCGCGCCCATGGCGACCGAAGCCCAGTCACCGCTCTCGATCGCCGACTTCAGGTCGAGCGCGCCCTCCAGCAACGGCACGCCCGACACCGCCGTCGTCGAGTCCTTGACCGGCGCGACCAACGGATTGCTCATGGCTTGATTCAAGCATGAGCCGGAACGGCCGCGGCCGACACCGGTTCAGACGAGCGTCACCAGATGCGCACCTCGTACACCCGAACGGTCCCGGGAAAGCCGACCCCCTGCCGGTATCCGAGAGTGGTCGACTCGTACCGGCCGTTCCGTTCGTAGTTGACGGTCGCCTTGTTGTTGCCCGAGAAGATGTTGTAGACGCCACCGATGTTCGTGCCCGTGACGCCGCCGTTGGCGAAGCACCGGTTGGTACCCATCCCGTTTCCGAACGAGATGTCCAGTTTCAGGAAGTCGTCCCTGTCACCACAGGCGACCTCGCCGATGGCGAAGGCGGGGCTGGCGGGAATCGCGACGAGCAGGCCGAGGGCGGCCGCGCCGACGACCGAAAGCCTCTTGAGACTCTTTCGCACGGTGGCAGGATTTCCTTCCTCGCAGGAGTGGTCGCCCGGTTGCCGCACTGGGCATGGACGAGCGTATCCACGCTCGGGTGGCGAGGAACGAAATGATCGCGACGCCGCCTGTTGTGCACCTCGACGCTGTCCGAAAAGGCAAAGGGCGTGCCGAAGATCACTCGGCGCGTTGAGAGTCCTTTGTGGACAAAGGGGTGACGGAGGCCTCGTGCTCGCGCCGGGTGAGCACCAAGGGGGCGTCTTCGGTGATGGCCACCGTGTGCTCGGAGTGGGCCGTGCGTGAGCCGTCGGCGGAACGGATGGTCCAGCCGTCGTCGTCGAAGATGATCTTGTCGGTCGTGCGGGCGAACCAGGGCTCGAGCGCGACGGTCAGCCCCGGCCTGAGCTTCAGGCCGCGGCCCGCTTTGCCCTTGTTGGGGATGTGGAGTTCCTCGTGCATGGTGCGGCCGATGCCGTGGCCGCCGAACTCGGTGTTCACCGGATAGCCGTAGTCGCGGGCGACCGCCCAGATGGCCGCGGAGATGTCACCCAGACGGTTGCCGGGACGCGCCACTTCGATCGCCGCCTCCAGCGCCTCTTCGGTGGCGCGGATGATCCGCAGGTCCTCTTCGGCGGGCGTCCCGACGATGACCGTGCGCGCCGAGTCGGCCGCCCAACCGTCGATCTTCACCGCCAGATCCGCGGTGAGCACGTCCCCGTCGCGCAGCGTGTAGTCGTGGGGCAGGCCGTGCAGGACGGCGTCGTTGACCGCCAGGCAGACGACGTTGCGGAACGGCCCCTTGCCGAAGGACGGCGCGTAGTCCCAGTAGCACGACTCCGCCCCGCGTCGCCGGATCATGCCGCGTACGTGGTGTTCCAGGTCCATCAGGTTGACGCCGACGTCGGCGAGCCTGCCGACCTCGGTGAGCACCTCGGCGACGAAACGCCCGGTCACGTGCATGCGGTCGATCTCGGCGGGCGTCTTCAGTTCGATCATGGGGTCCTCGCGTGGCCGGTGGTATTATTATACCGGCACCCTAACACCGCCGGTATGATAATACCAAGCAGGCCGGATCCTGCCCCCGTGTCGTCCACCCGATCACGCGTGTCGTCCATCTGGACACGCCTGTCGTCTGCCCGCGGGCAGTGAGGGATAGGGCAAACGTGTCTTGTGCGAACCCTGCCGCACCGATTGTCTCGTCGACTCCAGTGCCCGCTATGCCGCCGCCGTAGTTGGTACATGAAGGCCCCTTCCTTGCGCCTAGCGCAAGGAAGGGGGCCTTCATGTACCTCAGGCGTATAAGTATCCAAGGCCCTCTTGGCCCTTGCCTCTCAATAGGGTCCCTGAGGTGACACCGGGGACACCGGACCGCAGCGCTCGATCGCCTCGATGAGGATGTCGCAGGCGAGGTCGATCTCCTCGGCGGTCACGGTGAGCGGGGGCATCAGCCGGATCACGCCGTCTTCGCGGCCGCCGAGTTCGACGATCAGTCCTTGCCGCAGCGCGTACGCCTGCACGGCGCGCGCGTAGCCGCCTGCCGGGCGGCCGTCGCGCGGATCGGCGAGTTCGATCCCCTGCATCAGGCCAAGGCCTCGAACCTCACAGACCCACGGGTGACCGCACAGGGCGCTGAGACGTAGTTCGAGCTGCCGCCCTCGGCTCCGGACATTGCCCAGCACGTCGTCCCGCCGGACGATCCGGACGGCCGCGGTCCCGGCGGCGAACGCGGCCTGGTTCCCCCGGAAGGTGCCCGTATGCGCGCCCGGTGCCCAGCCGTCGAGCCGCTGGTCGTAGAAGATCACCGCCACCGGCAGTCCCATTCCGCTCAGAGCCTTCGAGGCGATGATCACGTCGGGTTCGATGTCGTAGTGCTCGAACGCGAACCACGTTCCGGTGCGGCCGCAGCCGGTCTGCACCTCGTCGACGACGAGCGGGATGTCCAGCTCCGTGGTCAGCGCGCGGATACGCCGCACGAAGTCGCGGTCCGCCGGGATGATCCCGCCTTCGCCCTGCACCATTTCGAGGATCACCGCGGCGGGAAGGGGAATCCCGCCGTTGGGATCGCGCAGGGACCGCTCCAGCAAGCCCACGCAGTTGGTTTCGCAGGTGTCCGGCGAAAGGCCCACCGGGCACCGGGCGCAATAGGAGTACGGGAAGAAGTGCACACCGGGAACGCCGTTGGCGATCGGCCGTTTCTGGGCGACGAGGCCGGTCAACGCCATCGCCGCGTGACTCGAGCCGTGGAAACCGCCCTGGAACGAGACCAGGTCGCCTCGTCCGGTCGCGGTCTTGCAGAGCTTGATCGCGGCGTCCACGGCATTGGCCCCACCGGGACCGCAGAAGTGCATCCGCATCCGCGAACGCAGTTCGGCGGGCAGCATGGACAGCTGGGCGTCGACGAAGTCCCGTTTGGCCGGCGTCGGGAAGTCCAGGCCGTGGGTG encodes the following:
- a CDS encoding beta/gamma crystallin domain-containing protein; translated protein: MRKSLKRLSVVGAAALGLLVAIPASPAFAIGEVACGDRDDFLKLDISFGNGMGTNRCFANGGVTGTNIGGVYNIFSGNNKATVNYERNGRYESTTLGYRQGVGFPGTVRVYEVRIW
- the map gene encoding type I methionyl aminopeptidase, whose amino-acid sequence is MIELKTPAEIDRMHVTGRFVAEVLTEVGRLADVGVNLMDLEHHVRGMIRRRGAESCYWDYAPSFGKGPFRNVVCLAVNDAVLHGLPHDYTLRDGDVLTADLAVKIDGWAADSARTVIVGTPAEEDLRIIRATEEALEAAIEVARPGNRLGDISAAIWAVARDYGYPVNTEFGGHGIGRTMHEELHIPNKGKAGRGLKLRPGLTVALEPWFARTTDKIIFDDDGWTIRSADGSRTAHSEHTVAITEDAPLVLTRREHEASVTPLSTKDSQRAE
- a CDS encoding diaminobutyrate--2-oxoglutarate transaminase family protein — protein: MTHTPTARQTPHVEGTLPGPRSAEFLEHQRQWESSARAYPRHLPIAIAGGQGSYLRDMDGNVFLDFLAGAGVLSLGHNHPELVHAATEQLHVLTHGLDFPTPAKRDFVDAQLSMLPAELRSRMRMHFCGPGGANAVDAAIKLCKTATGRGDLVSFQGGFHGSSHAAMALTGLVAQKRPIANGVPGVHFFPYSYCARCPVGLSPDTCETNCVGLLERSLRDPNGGIPLPAAVILEMVQGEGGIIPADRDFVRRIRALTTELDIPLVVDEVQTGCGRTGTWFAFEHYDIEPDVIIASKALSGMGLPVAVIFYDQRLDGWAPGAHTGTFRGNQAAFAAGTAAVRIVRRDDVLGNVRSRGRQLELRLSALCGHPWVCEVRGLGLMQGIELADPRDGRPAGGYARAVQAYALRQGLIVELGGREDGVIRLMPPLTVTAEEIDLACDILIEAIERCGPVSPVSPQGPY